The Desulfuromonas sp. TF DNA segment CGGTGTTGAATACCCCTCGGGCGGTGGAGGTCAGTGTCTATGTGGTACGAGCCTTCGTCAAACTGCGGGAGATGATCACCTCCAACACTGAAATTGCCCGGAGGCTGGATGAGCTGGAGCAGAAGTACGATGCGCAATTCCGGGTAGTCTTCGACGCCATCCGGCAGATGATGATGCCGGAGGGGAAGGGGCGGAAGGAGATCGGTTTCAGGGTGGAGGAGGAAGGCGCGGCGTATCTGTGACTCTTCTTCGCTGATTTTGGGGGCAAAATGGGGGTTTTAAGCGCTGTGGAGTGATAAGAAGCCGCTCTTTGTTGTTTGAAAACGGATACTTGGTTTGGGCCGACCCCGATAACCCCATGGTGAAGTGTCCGAGGTGTCGGGAGGCTGTGGAGGGTCGTGCTAAGTGATTGATGTTGCCTGTGCGATTATCGAAATGGATGGATTGGTTTTAGCGGCTCAGCGCAGTGAAAATATGAGCCTACCGCTGAAGTGGGAATTCCCAGGAGGCAAGATTGATCCAGGGGAGTCTGCCGAGGAATGTCTGCGCCGTGAATTGGTTGAAGAGATGGGGATTCACGTGTCCGTGGGGAAAAGCCTGCCGGCCACCACACACCAATATCCCAAGTTTGCGGTCACGCTTTATCCGTTTGTCTGTTCCATCGCGTCCGGTGAAATAGTCCTCCACGAACACGCTGCCATCGATTGGCTGCCGCCTGAGGAACTTCCCACACTGGACTGGGCCGAAGCAGATGTGCCGGTGATCGAGTCGTATCTTGCAGGCTGTGAGTTTTGCACCCCATGAACCCTGTTGCCCCCGGCATATACGAAGCGCTCATTGATGAGTGCCTTCGCGATACGCTGGATCGGCATCCGGAGCTGCGAACCGTCTTCGGCAAAATCGACCCGGAAGAGCAGCCCGCCCGTTACGCGGCGTTCGTGGCCAAGGTGCTCGAACAGGCTCTGCGCGAAGAATCCGATCCGGAGAAAAGATTGGCCCTCTGCAACCAGCTCCTTGGACAAGTGGCTCAGGAGCCGGGCAGAAGTCATTTGGAAAAGCATCGACTCGTTCAGGAACAAAAACCGGTCCTTCTTGAAATCACGCCGCCGCATTACGGCAAATCAGGCATTCCCCGTCCCCACACTCCCCTCGCCGAAAGCTCTCTCTTCACCGGATCTCCGCAGGAACCACAGCTTGGCCATGAACTGCTGGAAGAGATGCGGTCCGCCGATGGGGTGGATATCCTCGTTTCGTTCATCAAGTGGTCGGGGCTGCGTCTGCTGCTGCCGGCCTTCGAGGATCTGCGCGACCGGCAGGTGCCGGTCCGGCTGATCACCACCTCCTACATGGGCGCCTCCGATGCCCCGGCGGTGGAGTGGCTGGCGCGGCTGCCGAATGTCAAGGTGCGCGTCTCTTACGATACCGAGCGTACCCGGCTCCACGCCAAGGCGTATCACTTCAAACGCAACAGCGGTTTCTCTACAGCCTACATCGGTTCGGCGAACATGTCCCAGGCGGCCATCACCAGCGGCCTGGAGTGGAACCTCAAGGTCACGGCGCAGGACATGGCGCATATCCTGGAGAAGTTTTCCGTCGAGTTCGAGACCTATTGGAACAGCCGCGAGTTCGTCTCCTTCGATCCAGAGAGGCCGGAGCTATTTCGTGCGGCCATTGCTCGCGGCAAGAATGGAAACACCAATATCCCGGCAGTCTTCTTCGATCTGCGCCCCCACCCATTTCAGGAGCGCATCCTGGAGGCGCTGGAGCGGGAGCGCACCGCCCATGATCGTTGGCGCAACCTGGTTATCGCCGCCACCGGCACGGGCAAGACGGTGGTCGCCGCCTTCGACTTCAAGCGTTTCTTCGAACAGAGGCAGAATCAGGCCAGGCTGCTCTTCGTGGCCCATCGTCAGGAGATCCTCCAGCAAGCCCAGGCCACCTTTGCCAATGTCCTGCGCGACCAGAATTTCGGAGAACTGCAGGTCGGTCAGTTTCAGGCCACTCGCCTGGAGCATCTCTTCTGCTCTGTTGGCATGCTCACCAGTCGCCGCCTCTGGGAGCAAGTGGGGAGCGGGTACTACGACTACATCGTGGTCGACGAGGCCCACCACGGCACCGCCAGCAGTTACCGGCCGCTCTTCGACCACTTTGCCCCGCAGATTCTCCTGGGACTGACCGCCACCCCGGAGCGGATGGACGGTGACAACGTGGCCGCCGATTTCGGCAATCGTTTCGCCGCCGAGATTCGTCTCCCGGAAGCTCTGGAGGAAAAACTCCTCTGTCCCTTCCACTACTTCGGCGTTGCCGACCCGATCGCCATCAACGGTGAGCAGTTCTGGCGCAACGGCAGGTACGATGCTTCGGCACTGGAAAACGTCTATGTGCTGGATAACGTCCGCGCCAAACAGCGCGTCGATGCCATCATTGCGGCGCTCCACCGCTACGAGCCCGACCTTGCCGCCCTCAAGGGAATCGGTTTCTGCGTCACCATCAAGCATGCCGAGTTCATGGCAGAGACCTTCACCAATATGGGAATCCCTTCCGCTGCCTTTGTTTCCGGGGTAGACGATGGCCGTTGCCGGGAACTGCTGGCTGATCTGAAAAGCGGCCGGCTCACCTTCCTCTTTACCGTGGACAAGCTGAGTGAAGGGGTGGACGTGCCGGAAGTCAACACGGTGCTTTTCCTCCGCCCCACGGAGAGCCTGACCGTCTTCCTCCAGCAGCTCGGGCGCGGCCTGCGCCATGCGCCGGGCAAGGACTGCCTCACCGTTCTCGACTTGGTCGGTCAGGCCCACCGCCGCTACCGGGTCGATACCAAACTGAAAGCGCTCCTCCCCCGTCACCGCTTTTCCATCGACAAGGAAGTAGAGCAGGATTTCCCCCACCTCCCGGCCGGCTGCTCGATTCAGCTCGACCGCCTCTCCCGGCAGTACGTGCTGGAGAACATCAAGGAGAACTTGGGCCGCCTGGCGGTGCAGGTTCCTGACCGGCTGCAGACTTTCACCAACGAAAGCGGCAAGGAACTGACCTTCGGCAACTTCATCCGCTACCACGATTACGAGCCGGAAGTGCTGCTGGCGAAGGAGTCCTGGTCGGGGTGGAAGGCCAAGGCACAGCTGGCGGCGATCCCCATGGACCCGGATCTGGCGCGGCTGAAAAAGACCCTGCTGCGCGCCGCATTTATCAACGGTCCGCGGGAGCTTGCCCGGTTGCGGCAGGTGCTTGCCAAGGTGGCAGAGGGTGCCATTGATGAGGCGTTGGCCCTGGCCGGGGATGCGGCCATGCCGGTGTACTATCGGTTCTGGGGAGACAAGGGGAGCAATCTCGGCATCACCTCTCTGGATGATGCCTTCCGCCGCTTGGCCCGCAATCCGTCGATCCTTGCCGATCTGGACGAAATCCTCGCCTGGTCGCAGGACACCACCGAGGTCAGCGGTCAGATTCCGCAGCTCCCCTTCGCCTGCCCCCTGGAACTGCACGCCCATTACGGCGGCAAGGAGATTCAGGCGGTCTTTGGCCGGGCAAATCTGGAGACAGCCGGGCAGACCGGCGTGGGCTCGTTCCACTTCGCTGACGTAAAGACCTATGTGCTGCTGGTTACCTTTCAGAAGACCGAGAAGGAGTTCTCGCCGAGCACCATGTATGCCGATTACCCGATCAGCAGGGAGCTCATGCACTGGGAGTCGCAGGCGAATACCGCGCAGCATCACATTGACGGGCAGAACCTGATTCACCATCGGGAGCGGGGTTACACGATCTTGCTCTTTGCCCGTGACCAGAAGAGACGGAACAATGCCACGGTGCCGTTCACCTATCTGGGGCCGGTGGATATGGTGAGTTTCGAGAGCGACCGGCCGATCAAGATGGTGTGGCGGTTGCGGCATCCGATGCCGGTGGAGATGTTTGAGGATAATCGGCGGGGTGGGTAAATGCCTCTATCTGCTTCTATCAAGGGACAATTATGAAAGTTGATTCAAGTCTCAAGCCTAAGCGAGGCAGTTCACGTCGTAAAGGTGATGAGTTTCAAGATCTAACCGCCCTAAAATCAATCTTGAATTATTATATCGAAGGTAAAGATTTCAAAGCGTTTCTCGAATACGAGAAGACGGACGCTATAGATGACATTGTAATTTTTTCCGGAAACAAAATTCGTGCAATTCAAGCAAAATACGCAGTAGACCCTTTGGCCGTTTATATTCAAAATGATTTTACGGAAAAGGACAGCCGTACATATTTTGGGCGCTATGCTGCTGGATGGCGTAAGGCACGTCAGATTCATCCTGGGATGGACATAGATATCGAACTGGTCTCAAATCGTGGCCGTGACTCGTCGCTCAAAGGGATAATCGGAGCAGTGGGGGTGTTTCTCCCCGAATTCGTTGAAGGAAGGAAACGCAAAGAAGCCAAAAAATTTCGCGACGATCTTCAGAAAGCATGTGCATTTACAGGGACTGATGCATCAACACAATTTCAAGAGTTCTTACGGTCGTTTCAATTTCAACTCAGTCAGAGGTCACTTAAAGAATTACGCGAACATATCGAAGGTGAACTGCTTGATCACCAACTAGGAATAACCGATAGAGCGGTTTATCATAAGCTAAAAGATCTTGTCGAACGACATGCCATAGAGATTCATGATCCAATAACACCATCAATCCTTGATGAGATATTTCGCCAGGCACAAAGTAGATTTCTCCTGCCGCAGCAATTCCAAGTCGATCAACAACGATTTGTTCAATTGGAGTCGTTTGAAGTAGCACTATCGCGTCTGATTAAAGAAACGGAATCTGGGTACATTGTAATAACAGGTCTACCCGGCAGCGGAAAATCCACCTCCCTTAGTCAATTCTTCAATACGCTAGAAAAAGGCCAGCAGTACGCAATTTGTCGCTACTTCTGTTTCGTTAGTCCAAATGATGACAACGCTCGTTTACGCCTCGAAGCCGAGTCTCTTCGGATTAATTTGCTTTCAGAGTTTCATAATCAATTTGGTCATTTACTTCCTCGCCGACACGATTACAGTGAGCGCCGCTTTACTGAAGTCCTCGCTGAACTTGGTCAAATCCTGTCGGGAGACAACTCAAAGCTGGTAGTGCTGCTGGATGGTCTTGATCACGCAGAACGTGACCCGCACGTTAAGGACAGTGTGTTACGTGCGTTGCCGACGAGCTTACCGCCGGGAGTAATAGTTGTAATTGGCACTCAAGAGCTGAAAAGCTGGGAGCCTTTGGCCTTAAGCGAAGGGCGTAAGCAACGTCACATCCCAATTCCTCTCTTTTCTTTGCCCCAGACGAAGTCCTATCTCCTTGAGAAGCACGGCTTGGTACTGCAAGACGAAGCAGTCAGAAAAATCTTTAATAAAAGTGATGGTCTACCTCTCTATCTTCGTTATGTAACTATCTGGCTTTCTGCGCATAACGGAGATGTCGAGAGTCTTGATCATATGCCAGAAGCTGTAAATGGCGACATACGAGATTATTACGAACGGTTATGGGCGAATCTTGAGCGCGATGGGATGGCTCTCGCTCGATATCTTTCCGGTGTGCTGGCTGTTCTGCGCTTTCCAGTCGGCGAGGCGGAATTATTTGAGTTCCAAGACGAAGTTCGTTTGTTGGATCTTCCGGCTACGATGAAAGCCGTTTCCCACCTTCTGCGCCATCAGGCGGGACAGGTTTCCATTTTTCACGACAGTTTTCGTGTTTTTGTCCTTGCAAAAATCGACGCGGTAACCCGTCGCCGCATAACTCGAACTATCTCAGAGAAATTGAAAACCGAGCGAGGCAGTGCGCGTTGGTTTGGGTTTGCTTTCAGTTATGCACTTGATGCTGGCGATGAACAATACGTTCTGTCTGAGGTTAATCGCCAGTTCGTTGACTTTGCGCTTCAACATTGCAGACCTGCTGATGATATTTTTTCAGCTATTGACACTGCCGTAAAGGCGGCAGTCCGCCAGAAGGCTCTAATTGAACTGTCTAGGTTGGGTTCTTTGCACTATCGGACGCATGAACGGCTCGAACATCAATTTGACCATAGTATGCTGGCAAAAGTCCTGCTCAAACTTGGTCGTGTGGAAGATGTTCTAGGCTATTGTTGTCACTGGCATGAAAGACATTGGCTGGTGGATACAGATGTAGCCATGCAAGTTATGGTTTGGTGTGCGGCAACAAGCCGACTTGAACTCGGGGAAAAGTTATTTGACATATTCTGTGAAACCCATGCACATCATGAATGGGAGCAGCGTTCTGATTTTGTAAAACTTGCTCGTGTAGTGGCCATTTATTCAAAGAGACCTCACAAATTCCTGCAGTGGATATCAGGATTGAAGTTCACTCCTGATCTTATTGAGAGGAAAGATTATTTTGCCCCTGGATATGCACCGCATCTCGCTGCATTTCTTGAATCATATTTTCTTTACCGGCCAAACAGCGATTGGCCGCGCCTTAAGAAGATAAGTCGGATCTTTCCCAATCACCTTGTCAGGCATTATATCCTGCGTTTGGTCGCACGCCATTGTTCCCAAGAAATTCTTCGGACAGAGCTTGAAGAATATCTTACAAATACTCCGGTCGGTGAAAATCTTGAGATTGCAGGTTACGCTGTAATGGCAGGTTTGCCCGGCGAACAAGTCCGGAAATTGGCAGGACCAGTGAAGTTACCCCCAAATAAGATAATCGGTGATACTCGCCGTGAATCCCAAGAAGCTGACGTAGATGCGTTTTGGTGGTCCGCGTTAGTGCTTGGCTATGAGGATGACCAAAAGACTATCAACCAAGTAAAACATCACATTGGCAATGATGGGACAATGTGGTCTGGATTTCTCAGCTTTATGCTACAAGCTGGGCTTTGTCTTGGCCGAGTAGCAGCAGGGAAACCTGATGACCTTTACATAAGAGCTGTTTCGGCACTAGACGAGCTCGCTTTGGCTGGTACAGAAGATCAGCCCCAAGAAATGGACACCTTGAGGGCTTGCAGACCGATGTTGCCAGAGTTGCTCTCTCGCCTTACGGGTTGTATCGCTGTCGTAAGCCCGCGTGATCTTGAAGATTGGTTCGATAAGCTTCTGAGGTTACGTCAGAGCGAAATATGGACGTCCCATTGGGGTATTGGCGAATCTTACGTCGACTACTCGTTTGAGCTAGCAATTTGGGAGAGGCTGACTGATATTCCCGGTGCAAGTGTGAAGCTCCTTCCCATTCTTCGCGATTGCGCATCTACCTATACCGATACAAGATCTCTTAAAGCCGGCTCCAGATCAGATCACTTCCTGTGGCTGTCATACATTGCCGCAAAATCCGGGTGGAGAGCAGATGCAGAAAAATGGCGTGAGAAAGCAATCGCATGCTCCCTCACATATGGATATCGTAAGGACGCTACTCTCGATTGCCTGATAGATGTACTTGATCTTCTCAATGAATTTGAACCTGCCCTGACGCTTCCCCGCGCTGCCGCCATTCTTGAAATGGTGAAGTGGATGAACGCTGCAACTGACGGTAGAGGAACGAAGCACTTCGAGCAATCCGCATTCAATGTAGTCTTGAAAAGAAGCCGTGAAGCGGCGTTCAGCCTTATTCGATATTTCAGAGAGCATGCTGGTCGTTGGAAGATGCTCGATTGCCTGGAAAAATTCATCCTTAGTGTTGAAACGGGTGATCCTGAGCTGCTATGGGTTCTCAAGGATGTTTTTTCACCCCATTTTGTTGAACGTGGTCGCCATCCGAAGCAACTTGAGCGCGCTGCTCGCCACCTTAAGGATTTAGGAGCACGCTTAGAGCCTGAACAATCTGAGATATGGCGTGTGCGTTTCGAGGCGTTCATTCGCACGCATATCGATCCAGGCTGGTGGCCGGATGACATATGGGCAGTTGTTCAGAAAGATGAAAAAAGGGCCGCATACCACGCTCGTGAACCATATGGTGATGACTCTGCAATACCAAAAGAACTAATTTTAAATGGCCAGCCGATTCAGAAAGAAGAGCTCGAGCAGAAGCTGTCGAGGTCGGTTGAGTCATATTGCCGTACAATGGAGCTACTGCGAGCTGAAAATGGGCATTTCTATGAACCTAAGCTTGTAAATTCTGCTTTTGAGTATCATGCATCGCGATCAAGTTCAATCTCTGAAGCACATCGTCTAAGGACAATCGCAGAAGCGGATGATTCCGTGAAATCTGAAGCCCTTCTCATTCTCGCACATCGCCTATTCGATTATGGAGAATACGATTCAGGCTATGAAACTTTACTTCTCGCTTATCAACGAGATACGAAGTATTACCCGGGTGAAGAAGATGCTGCTCCGATTCTAAAAGAACTGTGCGACCGCGATCAAGGAAGAATAGCAGATTTCATAGTACAACGATGCGATGAACATTTAATGAAAAGTTATGGTGGATTTGATATACCGCGGTTTATCGCTCGTTATTTCTCTGCTTGCGGTGATGTGGCATCACTTCGGAAAGTTTTCGAGGATTACCTGCGGCATTGCCAAGAATTATTTGAGCACTTGCCTCAACAGGAATTGTACGGATGGCTCCGCGATTATGTTGAAGGGAAAACGATCGAAGATGAGGAAATTGTAAATTTCCTCATTGATTTGCTTGGTGAGCCTGAGATCGACCAAGCAAAGCGTCTTCTTCGTGTGCTTACGGCACTTTCAAAGTCGCTGCCCGAAATTGTTTGCCGAATCTGCTGCCACCGGCTTAAAGATGCTGAACCACTTTTGCGAGAGCGTCTTGAAATACTGCTAGATGCCGTTTCTTGCTTGGCCCCCGACGTTATCGCGCCGCATTTGGGGTTGCTTGTCCCATTACTTCAGAAGCCGAATTTTCGATTCCGGATGACGATTATCGACGTCGTTAAACGGGTTTCGAAATCACTATCGCTGCCAGAATCGGTAGTTGAGGCTGTCAACGAAGCTGAACGCACTTACTCTCCGTTGATCAAATATCCCTATCGTCGTTTTCTTCTAACTCCACCGTCATCTGGTTTTATTGCATTCCTTAAGAGAGGGGCGCTGTTTAGCCTGCTAAAGGAGATTCAAGGTGTTAGCGACCTTCTGCAGGTGAAATTGAATATAGTGATTGCATACATTGAGCAAGGTCTTATGAAACAAGGTTGGAAACTTGCTGATGAACAAGATCGACTTAAAGATGAATGGGAAGGAAAGGCACATGGTGGTCATGTGATTTGGTTCATTCCATCTTTTCATACACTGGTTTCTGAACTTCTCCAGAGCTTCATCCATGAGGCTTTAGAAAATGGAAGCTACGGAAATGATGTACTAAATGCCATATTTAACGTTGTGAGAAGTGGCGACCCATCCTTTGTTGCAGAGTTGTCACGACAAAAGCCTTTAAATATCCAAGCCTTGAATGTGAAAAATTCATCAGAGTGGATAAAGGAAATTGAACGGCAATCGCCGAAGCAGGTTGATGTTTTACCTCCAGATGAATGGACGACTGTTTATGAGGAAAGATTTTTGACACAGACAAGCGATTCGAGTTCTAAGCTCTGTTCCGAATTAAAGGTCCGCACCCTCCTTGTCTCGCCTGAATATAGCTCTGATGAAGATTTATGGCCTGATCCCTCAGATTGGTCTGATGTTATTCCTTGTGTACATCCGGAAGAAAGGCTTACGATCGATGCTGCTGCTAATATTATTTCGAAAGGAGCAATTTTTGTAGAATCAGATCAGAATTATCCAATGTATCCATTTGTAGCTCTCCATGTGAATAACCAGGGTTTTGTGGGTTATAGACACATGCCATATATTCATCCGATGTGGGTCGGTAGATACAGCCTTGAAGTCGAGGGGTGTCAAATTAAACACGATGAACAAATTATTGCTTATTTTGAGGAATGGCAGGAGGGCTATGAAGATGAAGCGTACAGCCGCGACCTTCTATCTGCCGGCATCCGTTTAATCGTAAAAACGGACTGGATACGTAGGATGCTCAAAGCCGCTAGTTATTCAATGGCGATGTGGACTTCAGAAAAGCGTATGAAAAGAGATGCTTGGACAAGAAAGGCTCCTTCAGAGATTTCGGAGCATGAACGGTATTCAGTTTATATTCCCTATGGGCCAGCTAAATAACCTTGGTGGGAATCGCCCGGGGTCAGGTCATAGGAACGAGTGCCAAACCTTTCTGGTACAGGTCCGGTTTCCCTTATTGTCAGATACTTAGGGATATACTTTTAATCGAATGTTTTGAAGACTCGCGCTGGGGATCGAATGACCTCTCCTGAGACCTATATAAATAACTTCACCCACCTAAACCGCGCCCCCGGCCCCGTGTGGGGCGAAGCCACCAGAAAACGCGCCCCGCACAAACCGATCCTGCTGCTTGCAGTGCTGGATCTGGTGCATCGCGGCGCCATCACCTCGCCATTCATCGACGTCACCGGCGATCTGGTGGAGCTAAACGAGCTGTTCAACCTCTATTGGCGGCGGATCATCCCCCTGGGGCAGACCAGCAGCATCGCCTTTCCCTTCTCCCGTCTCGACAGGGAACCATTCTGGGAACTGGTGCAGCAACCGGACTGAATTCCGGGGACAGTATATTTAACTTTACCGGCTTTCACAGGGATAGTGGGGGTCGGACCAAAATAACTACCTTAAATTATTAAGCAATATATGAAATTCAATGGCCAAAACGGGCTTACAGGCCGATTTTCAGGGGCAAAATAGCCGGCTTAACGACCTCCCGCTGGAAACGGCGGGGCTGGTGCTGTTAACTTACCCCCTCACCCGCTTGCCCGCCACCCTGTACACCGTCAGATTCTCCCGCTTCCTCTCCGCCACGACGATGACCACCACCCGGCTGTCATCCACCTGGTAGACCAGCCGGTAGCCGGCATTTTTCAGCTTGATCTTGTAGCAGTCGGGCATTCCCTTGAGCCGGGCCGCTTCGATGCACGGCCGGACCAGGCGCTCGGCAAGCTTCTTCTTGAACTGTTCACGGATAGCCCTATCGAGCTTCTTCCACTCCGGGAGCCTCTCGGAATCGGGGGATCGTCACGAGAAGATGGGAAATCGAGGACAGATTTTCGTAAATTTGAGAGCGAATAGTGAATCTATTTGTCGAAAATTTGCGGAGATCTGGCCCGATTTACCTCTTTCGCAGTAGATTCATCCCTGAGTCGAGAGGCTCCTTGGGCCGATTCCTTGAACTCGAGACAGGAACGCTAGCGGGGTCGGACCAAACTAAATGCCTTAAATTTTAAGCAATGTATGAAATCTGACGGTCAAAAACGGGTTTAGAGGCCGATTTTCAGGGGCAAAATAGCCGGCTTAACGACCTCCCGCCAAACCCCAGCTCAAAACCAACCTAATCGAACCTCTCCAGCTCCCCCCGTCGATCCGCAAGGAAGAAACGAGAGACACCCTCCCGGCCCCAGCGTCCGGACCTGAAGCTCCCCCTGTTCCACATCCAATACCGGCCGATCTCCAGGATGGTTTTTGTTTTGCCGGTGCTTGGGCGCGTGCTATATATATGTAAAATCAACTTCTTGTGGAATGATTGTCGGAGTCGCCATGGACAGGCTCATCGAAGAACATCGTGAAGAAATCAAGCACCTTGCCGCCCTGCGAGGCGCCAGTCGGGTTCGGGTTTTCGGTTCCAGGGCGCGCGGAGAGGCCCGTCCGGACAGTGATGTGGATATCCTGGTGGACCTGGAGAAAGGGCGCTCCGCCCTGGCACTGGGGGGGCTGCTGATGGACCTGCAGGATCTTCTGGGCAAGAGGGTCGATGTGTTGACACCGGCGGCCCTGCACCCGAAAATCCGGGAAAACATTCTCAAGCAGGCTGTTGACCTGTGATGCTCAGCGAACGAGATCAAGTTTATGTCGAGCACATGCTCGAATGTATCGGCCGCATAGAACGATACGTCGACGATGATCGCGGCCGGTTCATGCAGTCTGAGATCGTTCAGGATGCCGTCGTGCGAAACCTGCAGACGTTGGCCGAGTCTAGCCAGCGCTTGTCCGATGTCGCAAAACGATCCCAGCCCGGAATCGACTGGCGCGCCATCGCCGGCTTTCGCAACGTCCTCGTGCATGACTACCTGGGCCTTGACCTCGACACGATCTGGCTGGTGATCGAACAGGACCTCCCGCAGCTCAAAAATGGTCTCGAAGCGATGATAGAAGGGGAATAGTCCTCGTCTCCCATCAACCCCAACTTCCTCCTCGTCCATCGGTCTCCATAAAAATCCCTGCCAAAAACAGTCCTGCTGAGCCTAATCGGGAAATCCACTTGATTTTTTCTTCCCGACTCTTTATTTTAGGATGAACGGTAAAGATAAAATAAAGGCGAATCTTATTTTAGGCTTGAGGCAGGCAGGATGAAGCGAGAGCTCCAGGGCAGATACGTGACCATATCGACGGTGGGTGAGAAGGCCCAGGCCTTCGTGCCCGCGCCGCTGCCGCCGCGTCCGCCCATCGACTGGACGCCGGAGCTGCGCAGCAAGTTCGACCAGGCGCTGCTGGCGCTCGGACGGCTGGACAGCGTCTCGACTCTGCTGCCGGACACCTCTCTGTTTCTCTACATGTACGTCCGCAAGGAAGCGGTGCTCTCCTCCATGATCGAGGGGACACAATCCTCGCTGTCGGACCTGCTGCTGTTCGAGCTGGATCAGGAGCCGGGTGTCCCGCTGGATGATGTGCGGGAGGTCAGCAACTATGTCGCGGCCCTCGATCACGGCCGGCGCCTGCTGGAAGAAGGGCTGCCGCTGTCGCTGCGGCTGTTCCGGGAGATCCACGGCGTGCTTCTGACCAAGGGCCGGGGCAGCAATCAGACCCCGGGCGAGTTCCGGCGCAGTCAGAACTGGATCGGCGGCACCCGGCCGGGTAACGCGGCCTTCGTTCCACCTCCGGCCGAAGAGGTGCTGGAGTGCATGAGCAAGCTGGAACTCTTCCTCCATGACCAGCCGGAGCCGACCCCGGTGCTGCTCAAGGCGGCGCTGGCCCATGTACAGTTTGAGACGATCCACCCGTTCTTGGACGGTAACGGCCGTCTGGGGCGTCTGCTGATCACGCTGCTGTTGTGCGAGCAGAAGGTGCTGCGAGAGCCGATGCTCTACCTCAGCCTCTACTTCAAGACGCACCGCCAGTATTACTACGAGCTGCTCAACAACGTGCGACTGACCGGCGACTGGGAAGCCTGGTTCGACTTCTTCGCCGAGGCGGTCATCTTCACCGCCACCCAGGCGGTGGAAACCGCCCAGCAGCTCCTCGACCTGTCCAACCAGGATCGAGACAAGATCAGCGGTCTGGGCCGGGCGGCGGCATCAACCCTGCAAGTTCACCGGGCTCTGATGGAGCATCCCCTCGCCACCTCGGGCTCGCTGGTTGAGAAGACCGGCATCACCTCGGCGACGGTCAACAAGGCGCTCGGCCACTTGGAGCAGCTCGGCATCGTGAAGGAG contains these protein-coding regions:
- a CDS encoding DUF3427 domain-containing protein, translating into MNPVAPGIYEALIDECLRDTLDRHPELRTVFGKIDPEEQPARYAAFVAKVLEQALREESDPEKRLALCNQLLGQVAQEPGRSHLEKHRLVQEQKPVLLEITPPHYGKSGIPRPHTPLAESSLFTGSPQEPQLGHELLEEMRSADGVDILVSFIKWSGLRLLLPAFEDLRDRQVPVRLITTSYMGASDAPAVEWLARLPNVKVRVSYDTERTRLHAKAYHFKRNSGFSTAYIGSANMSQAAITSGLEWNLKVTAQDMAHILEKFSVEFETYWNSREFVSFDPERPELFRAAIARGKNGNTNIPAVFFDLRPHPFQERILEALERERTAHDRWRNLVIAATGTGKTVVAAFDFKRFFEQRQNQARLLFVAHRQEILQQAQATFANVLRDQNFGELQVGQFQATRLEHLFCSVGMLTSRRLWEQVGSGYYDYIVVDEAHHGTASSYRPLFDHFAPQILLGLTATPERMDGDNVAADFGNRFAAEIRLPEALEEKLLCPFHYFGVADPIAINGEQFWRNGRYDASALENVYVLDNVRAKQRVDAIIAALHRYEPDLAALKGIGFCVTIKHAEFMAETFTNMGIPSAAFVSGVDDGRCRELLADLKSGRLTFLFTVDKLSEGVDVPEVNTVLFLRPTESLTVFLQQLGRGLRHAPGKDCLTVLDLVGQAHRRYRVDTKLKALLPRHRFSIDKEVEQDFPHLPAGCSIQLDRLSRQYVLENIKENLGRLAVQVPDRLQTFTNESGKELTFGNFIRYHDYEPEVLLAKESWSGWKAKAQLAAIPMDPDLARLKKTLLRAAFINGPRELARLRQVLAKVAEGAIDEALALAGDAAMPVYYRFWGDKGSNLGITSLDDAFRRLARNPSILADLDEILAWSQDTTEVSGQIPQLPFACPLELHAHYGGKEIQAVFGRANLETAGQTGVGSFHFADVKTYVLLVTFQKTEKEFSPSTMYADYPISRELMHWESQANTAQHHIDGQNLIHHRERGYTILLFARDQKRRNNATVPFTYLGPVDMVSFESDRPIKMVWRLRHPMPVEMFEDNRRGG
- a CDS encoding (deoxy)nucleoside triphosphate pyrophosphohydrolase, which encodes MIDVACAIIEMDGLVLAAQRSENMSLPLKWEFPGGKIDPGESAEECLRRELVEEMGIHVSVGKSLPATTHQYPKFAVTLYPFVCSIASGEIVLHEHAAIDWLPPEELPTLDWAEADVPVIESYLAGCEFCTP